One stretch of Pyrenophora tritici-repentis strain M4 chromosome 4, whole genome shotgun sequence DNA includes these proteins:
- a CDS encoding 40S ribosomal protein S7 produces MLRHDKLSRLRPTTQSRQNALTDLENNVPDLKASLRPLQFVSAREIEVGHGRKAIVIFVPVPLLAGWHKAQQRLTRELEKKFSDRHVLIVASRRILPRPKRSNRSRSSQTQKRPQSRTLTAVHDAILTDLVYPVEIVGKRLRTREDGSKILKVVLDEKERGGVDYRLDTYSEVYKRLTGKGVNFEFPQSQQTDY; encoded by the exons ATGCTGCGACACGACAAACTTTCACGACTTCGACCAACGACTCAAAGCCGCCAAAAT GCGTTGACTGACCTCGAGAACAATGTGCCTGACCTGAAGGCTTCTCTGCGCCCCCTACAGTTTGTCTCTGCTCGCGAG ATCGAGGTTGGCCACGGACGCAAGGCTATTGTCATCTTCGTCCCTGTTCCCCTTCTTGCCGGATGGCACAAGGCCCAGCAGCG TCTCACTCGTGAGCTCGAGAAGAAGTTCTCCGACCGCCACGTCCTGATCGTTGCTTCCCGCCGCATTCTCCCCCGCCCCAAGCGCTCCAACCGCTCGCGCTCTTCCCAGACCCAGAAGCGTCCCCAATCGCGGACTCTCACCGCTGTCCACGACGCCATCCTGACCGACCTCGTCTACCCCGTCGAGATCGTCGGCAAGCGTCTCCGTACCCGCGAGGACGGCAGCAAGATCCTCAAGGTCGTTCTCGACGAGAAGGAGCGTGGCGGTGTCGACTACAGGCTCGACACCTACAGCGAGGTCTACAAGCGCCTCACTGGCAAGGGTGTCAACTTCGAGTTCCCCCAGAGCCAGCAGACCGACTACTAA
- a CDS encoding glutathione S-transferase, whose translation MRPYTLANSPNKKARTQPPYELLYWPGIPGRGEFIRLAFEAAGVSYKDVAIESEDGMTVITSLISQESTGSDGNPPAFAPPALRIPGEGKSGAPLLIYQTPSILSYLGNKLDLAGADEAENAWVLSHTLTALDLNNEAHDTHHPIAVADYYENQKEEALKKSEDFRQTRIPKFLGFFERVLKGNEAQGQGKFLVGSSLTYADTSVWQVLDGLQFAFPKEIEARKKDYPLLFSTFYDSVKEAKGIKEYLGSDRRQPYGMGIFRHYPELDRQ comes from the exons ATGCGACCATATACGCTCGCCAATTCTCCGAACAAGAAGGCCCGCACTCAGCCTCCGTACGAGTTGCTGTACTGGCCTGGCATCCCTGGGCGCGGCGAATTCATCCGTCTGGCGTTTGAAGCAGCAGGCGTCTCCTACAAAGATGTTGCCATTGAGTCTGAGGATG GTATGACGGTGATAACCTCACTCATATCGCAAGAAAGCACCGGGTCCGACGGAAACCCTCCCGCCTTCGCACCACCCGCTCTTCGTATCCCTGGCGAGGGCAAGAGCGGCGCTCCGTTGCTCATCTACCAAACACCCTCCATCCTCTCCTACTTGGGCAATAAGCTCGACCTCGCCGGTGCAGATGAGGCGGAGAATGCCTGGGTCCTATCGCACACATTGACGGCACTGGACCTCAACAACGAAGCGCACGACACACACCACCCCATTGCCGTCGCAGACTACTATGAAAACCAAAAGGAAGAAGCGCTCAAGAAGTCCGAAGATTTCAGGCAGACGCGCATCCCCAAGTTCCTTGGTTTCTTCGAGCGCGTGCTCAAGGGCAATGAAGCACAGGGACAGGGCAAGTTCCTTGTTGGTAGCAGTCTGACCTATGCGGATACAAGCGTGTGGCAGGTACTGGACGGGCTCCAATTTGCTTTCCCAAAAGAAATAGAGGCGAGGAAGAAGGATTACCCCCTGTTGTTTAGCACATTCTATGACAGTGTGAAGGAAGCAAAGGGTATCAAAGAGTACTTGGGAAGCGACAGGAGGCAGCCATATGGCATGGGCATATTCAGACATTACCCGGAACTGGATAGGCAGTAG
- a CDS encoding CDA1, xylanase-chitin deacetylase yields the protein MSSALGALDPFYYYPLGNYCPVVQPLLSVVNLTYGRCEPGILEPSCNCCCSQNGYRMSNPDQAGAPICLLEYGLACDGTQWPPGFNTSTTPRPRLGSVPYGKRFTSCTVEDTLALTYDDGPSQWTPDLLDILKANNVKATFFIKAIHLYEDLVNHRSDKTPAIIRRMYNEGHQIAGHTWGHKNMDEALGSQQRRDEMVKAEIALNDILGFFPTYMRPPFNACGPACQADMGELGYHVTSNDIEPRDWAGNYTFAEEQFLGRLKTPTNRFGIRAWLGIAHDTHERTVHGFTQFMINQAREYGFKMVTVGECLNDPEENWYRDPVTGGAVRNLPPKDVA from the exons ATGAGTAGTGCGCTAGGAGCTCTGGATCCGTTCTATTACTATCCCTTGGGGAACTATTGTCCGGTAGTACAGCCACTGCTCAGCGTTGTGAACCTCACCTATGGAAGGTGTGAACCAGGGATTCTTGAACCATCTTGTAACTGTTGCTGCTCGCAAAAT GGGTACCGCATGTCAAATCCAGACCAAGCTGGCGCACCAATCTGCCTTCTTGAGTATGGATTAGCATGCGATGGCACTCAATGGCCCCCTGGCTTCAACACATCAACTACTCCCCGACCAAGGCTAGGGAGCGTTCCCTATGGAAAGAGATTCACAAGTTGCACTGTGGAAGACACGCTTGCGCTTACATACGACGACGGCCCTTCGCAATGGACTCCGGACTTGTTAGATATCTTGAAAGCCAACAACGTCAAAGCAACCTTCTTTATCAAGGCCATCCACTTGTATGAAGATCTGGTCAATCATCGCAGCGACAAGACCCCTGCAATCATCAGGCGGATGTACAATGAAGGACACCAAATCGCTGGACATACCTGGGGTCACAAGAACATGGACGAGGCGCTGGGTTCGCAACAACGTAGAGATGAGATGGTAAAAGCAGAGATTGCGCTCAATGATATCCTAGGCTTCTTCCCGACATACATGCGCCCACCGTTCAACGCATGCGGCCCCGCTTGTCAGGCCGACATGGGTGAGCTAGGGTACCATGTG ACTTCAAACGACATCGAGCCACGCGACTGGGCAGGAAACTACACTTTTGCTGAAGAACAGTTTCTCGGCAGATTGAAGACTCCGACCAATCGTTTCGGCATCCGAGCCTGGCTGGGCATAGCGCACGATACTCACGAGCGTACGGTGCATGGTTTTACGCAATTCATGATCAATCAAGCGCGAGAATATGGGTTTAAGATGGTGACAGTTGGCGAGTGCTTGAACGATCCAGAAGAGAATTGGTATCGGGATCCTGTGACGGGTGGAGCGGTTCGTAATCTGCCTCCGAAAGATGTCGCGTGA
- a CDS encoding WecC, UDP-N-acetyl-D-mannosaminuronate dehydrogenase produces MVSNTTTMTQSSPEALNCHLNKSDKSTTVAIIGVGYVGEHLMEVFSSAFKVIGYDVSASRIEELRKKYHRLDHVKFSNDERVLTDASHFLVCVPTTLALNGQVDSSYVRSAISMLDRYVTDRSIVVVESTVAVGMTREFLGPLARSLGVLAGMSPERIDPGRVDPPPNSIPKVVSGLDDIVPGSLRAITQLYETVFDTVVPVSKPEVAEMSKLYENCQRTIAIAYANEMADACQGLGIDPFEVAQTAASKPFGYLPMYPSLGIGGHCIPVNPVYLMSTCNLPLLQQAHERMMTRPSRIASQLLTLILDESHRMHGAAHRPRVLVVGLGFKAGQSDLSHSPGLQLLNFLRGSGEVDLMFCDPLVSQESIRGVQKLEDSLWKPDVLESFNAIVVAVKQPPLDYDILRSLTGVRVEVWQR; encoded by the exons ATGGTTTCTAACACAACTACAATGACTCAAAGCTCACCGGAGGCTCTCAATTGTCATTTGAACAAGTCCGATAAATCCACAACTGTTGCAATCATCGGGGTGGGCTATGTCGGAGAACACCTCATGGAAGTCTTCTCTTCCGCCTTCAAGGTCATTGGCTACGACGTGTCGGCCTCGCGGATAGAAGAATTGCGCAAGAAGTACCATCGACTAGACCACGTAAAGTTCTCAAACGATGAAAGGGTCTTGACCGACGCGTCGCATTTCCTCGTCTGTGTTCCGACTACTCTGGCATTAAATGGCCAAGTCGACTCTTCATATGTTCGCAGCGCGATAAGCATGCTCGATCGCTACGTGACCGACAGGTCAATAGTGGTGGTAGAAAGCACAGTGGCAGTTGGTATGACGAGGGAGTTTCTCGGGCCGTTGGCTAGATCACTTGGTGTCTTGGCCGGGATGTCGCCAGAG CGTATCGATCCTGGACGAGTCGACCCTCCGCCCAATTCGATACCCAAAGTTGTTTCTGGGCTTGACGACATAGTCCCAGGATCACTGAGAGCCATCACGCAACTTTATGAGACCGTGTTCGATACTGTAGTCCCGGTCAGCAAGCCCGAGGTAGCGGAGATGTCGAAGCTATACGAAAACTGCCAACGAACAATAGCCATCGCTTACGCCAACGAGATGGCCGACGCCTGCCAAGGGCTGGGTATTGACCCTTTCGAAGTAGCTCAAACGGCCGCGAGTAAACCCTTCGGATACCTCCCCATGTACCCCTCACTAGGCATCGGGGGCCATTGTATCCCGGTCAATCCGGTTTACTTGATGTCGACTTGCAACCTACCACTCCTCCAACAAGCCCACGAAAGGATGATGACGCGCCCTTCCCGTATCGCCAGCCAGCTTCTCACATTGATATTGGACGAAAGTCATAGGATGCACGGTGCTGCTCATCGACCAAGGGTGCTAGTGGTCGGTCTCGGCTTCAAAGCTGGTCAGTCAGATCTGTCCCATTCGCCTGGCCTGCAGCTATTGAACTTCCTGCGCGGCTCGGGCGAGGTAGACTTGATGTTCTGCGACCCCTTGGTAAGTCAGGAGTCCATACGTGGAGTCCAGAAGTTGGAAGACAGTCTTTGGAAGCCAGATGTTCTGGAATCGTTCAACGCAATCGTGGTGGCTGTGAAACAACCTCCATTAGACTACGACATATTGCGCAGCTTGACCGGGGTTCGGGTGGAAGTCTGGCAACGTTGA
- a CDS encoding chitin synthase has protein sequence MDIIDTASSGAHIAGELKNTPVNLRKRPLGIPSRTLRSALEHLPSVNLRRLRIEKHVALSILIPVNLTMIYMFTDYTKFFWYLFPILILRSWMDFVEISLIIIFYIYQWLYPHTPKIPHRLESFVYLFCCYNETYPELMISLDSLAEQKQLDAHKKAIIVVCDGRVRGKGMSKTAAAHLKEDIIEHPTSTLMSEAYTAWDGSSMDVEIVRGEFRGLPVICLIKNENRGKRDGIILIRSFLHKFNQRESKPSLAMLSPKLFAELTGFVTGASIRSVDYAVGIDADTRFDPECVFNLIQAIRESDRVMGVTGYIRPDPKTLGPFSISYLYQNAEYMVGQHRRRLRQSLTSGRVTCLPGCCQILRVAECTMGDDILGKFGYYPRDTDGLFRTVRSMMSEDRDHVCLVLAENAHVQTRVCLSAWAFTTAPTTPSVFLSQRRRWTLGPLTSDSLLVSRKSTGWVERVAAMSSLIHLLVNPALFLSKFYRRVDPTTRYYLFFFENYRMVWDLLVIVVSMGSPTEAVQLFVGSMMYGYFAPLVNFITHLYTLYKLDDFRWGKTRVVVAQKAET, from the exons ATGGATATCATCGATACCGCAAGCTCGGGGGCTCATATCGCAGGCGAACTCAAAAACACCCCTGTGAACTTGCGGAAGAGGCCGCTCGGAATACCCTCTCGGACGCTGCGTAGCGCACTCGAACATTTACCCTCCGTCAATCTGCGTAGGCTGCGGATTGAGAAACATGTGGCGCTTTCTATCCTCATACCAGTAAA TCTGACCATGATATACATGTTCACGGACTACACTAAGTTCTTCTGGTATTTGTTTCCGATCCTTATTCTTCGCTCGTGGATGGATTTTGTCGAGATATCtctcatcatcatcttctaCATCTACCAATGGTTATACCCGCATACTCCAAAAATTCCACACAGATTAGAAAGCTTTGTCTACTTGTTTTGCTGCTACAATGAGACATATCCTGAGCTGATGATCTCACTGGATTCGTTGGCTGAGCAGAAACAACTGGATGCCCATAAGAAAGCTATTATCGTAGTCTGCGATGGTCGGGTACGTGGCAAGGGCATGTCCAAGACAGCCGCAGCCCATCTGAAAGAAGACATCATTGAGCATCCCACAAGTACCCTTATGTCTGAGGCTTATACTGCATGGGACGGTAGTTCGATGGATGTCGAGATTGTGAGGGGTGAATTCAGAGGTCTCCCAGTCATCTGCCTCATCAAAAACGAGAATCGGGGAAAAAGAGATGGAATTATTCTAATCCGGTCGTTCCTGCACAAATTCAACCAGCGCGAATCAAAGCCCTCGTTGGCAATGCTCTCGCCCAAGCTCTTTGCCGAACTCACAGGCTTCGTCACGGGTGCATCCATCCGATCAGTGGACTACGCCGTCGGCATAGACGCGGACACAAGGTTTGATCCCGAGTGCGTCTTCAACCTCATCCAGGCCATCAGAGAAAGCGACCGCGTCATGGGCGTAACTGGGTACATCCGACCAGACCCCAAAACCCTGGGACCATTCTCCATCTCTTACCTCTACCAAAACGCCGAGTACATGGTTGGCCAGCACCGTCGTCGGCTACGCCAAAGTCTCACCAGCGGGAGGGTAACTTGTCTACCCGGATGCTGTCAGATACTGCGGGTGGCGGAATGTACCATGGGCGATGACATCTTGGGGAAATTCGGCTACTACCCCAGAGACACCGACGGCCTGTTCCGAACAGTGCGGTCCATGATGAGCGAGGATAGAGATCACGTCTGTCTTGTTCTCGCGGAAAACGCTCACGTCCAGACGCGCGTATGTCTCTCTGCGTGGGCGTTTACAACTGCGCCCACCACCCCTTCGGTCTTCCTGAGTCAACGCCGCAGATGGACGTTAGGACCACTTACAAGCGATAGTTTGCTTGTTAGTCGCAAGTCGACAGGCTGGGTTGAGAGAGTCGCAGCGATGTCTTCTTTGATACACTTGTTGGTGAATCCAGCACTTTTCCTTTCAAAGTTCTACC GACGTGTAGATCCGACGACTAGGTATTATCTGTTCTTCTTCGAGAACTACCGCATGGTTTGGGACTTGTTGGTTATTGTCGTATCCATGGGGTCGCCTACCGAGGCCGTTCAGTTGTTCGTTGGGTCTATGATGTATGGCTATTTCGCCCCGTTGGTCAACTTCATCACTCATCTCTACACTTTATACAAGCTGGATGATTTTCGATGGGGCAAGACGAGAGTGGTGGTTGCGCAAAAGGCGGAGACGTGA
- a CDS encoding Metallophos domain containing protein: protein MVKIKILSDLHLEAPAAYDVFEITPTAEYLALLGDIGYTKDVGLIEFLQKHLARFKIIFYVLGNHESYHSSYAASKQYLLTLQAETEQQTSGKFVLLDQTRYDLSPTVSILGCTLFSNITPAQKDYVNFGLNDFYHIENWTVEEHVQKHESELRWLNAETQKLMDESDRKIVIMTHYSPTEDARAIDPKHKSSNISSGFMTDLSQDICFSSERVTVWAFGHTHFNCDFEHESHRTRLVTNQRGYYFAQSNGFDQGEVVEL from the coding sequence ATGGTAAAAATAAAAATCCTGTCTGACCTTCATCTGGAAGCTCCAGCGGCGTACGATGTCTTTGAGATTACTCCAACAGCAGAGTACCTTGCGCTGCTCGGGGACATCGGCTATACCAAAGACGTCGGTTTGATCGAATTTCTTCAAAAACACCTGGCTAGATTCAAAATCATCTTCTATGTGCTCGGCAACCATGAGTCATACCACTCGTCTTATGCGGCTAGCAAACAATATCTCCTTACGCTCCAAGCTGAAACCGAACAACAAACAAGTGGCAAGTTCGTCCTCCTTGACCAAACCCGGTACGATCTCTCGCCAACGGTATCTATTCTCGGTTGCACGCTCTTCTCCAACATCACACCTGCTCAAAAAGACTATGTCAACTTTGGACTCAATGATTTCTACCACATCGAGAACTGGACCGTGGAGGAGCACGTGCAGAAGCACGAATCCGAGCTTCGTTGGCTCAACGCTGAAACTCAGAAGCTCATGGACGAATCGGACCGCAAGATCGTTATCATGACACACTACTCTCCGACCGAAGATGCTCGTGCTATCGATCCCAAACACAAGAGCAGTAATATTTCATCTGGCTTCATGACTGATCTCTCCCAGGATATTTGCTTCTCCTCGGAACGTGTGACGGTGTGGGCGTTCGGACACACGCATTTCAACTGTGATTTTGAACACGAATCTCACCGGACCAGACTCGTCACAAATCAGCGTGGTTACTACTTTGCGCAATCGAATGGCTTTGACCAGGGAGAGGTAGTCGAGCTTTGA
- a CDS encoding ABC-type phosphate-phosphonate transport system, ATPase component — MRKHSRRRDDCNDDPDIALPSTEHEILSTSSHETTPSTSSTVMHERVTQQIHDQDYVQEQLDAVRDLRLTSLNMSETPLQRTISTPSIHVTPLTPGIDRGSRNDSLVAEFENLQTGSHDTASIPVTSRSCETLSPSPARPRRSGSGITRRIHRVEDEEPPAHLTQVEQHLSDVRTQVLRMAQVLSSSKLHLENGSTIQGLHQQALDLAALQLPSSRIVGLIGDSGVGKSSLINSLLDKVDLARASNNGTACTSAVTEYMFHERDDFTIHVDYFTLHELRRQFEELLRAHRDYQSLLKAPKSNGGDEEGESGGKALRRKADLATQTFQAIFREKLHENPNALSSMEFDRAVGLMVDWASALLPRLQGQQSFGTIERCSARLRELTSDSIDPSNNSVSQTRWPFIRKICVYLNAYILSKGLIIADLPGLRDQNSARKAITERYVRQCHQIFAVTRIDRAMTDESIKEIFELARRANLSKIDVVCTRSEDVQMREAKHDWIGERARIEELQKKIHDYGLEVDSKREDIDNFERDQTNLTREEEHDLRQLEREYRKAQRSKENNEFELRTLVIGLRNAKVSDGLLEQYREHPIATTLRTFCVSNTTYWDHREKPTLASIPYLVESGIIGLRKYCIGIVADSRLRVSVEVIKVKVPAFLGSVKLWVEAGSSSVSAEKKKQILGTVHVIKNALDEIMSSKSRIYHISRDVEAEFGNQVDKCMRVYNPYSVLLHADRREGQYGTQWTTSAREASMSWHGWYHSSYKAFCSNYGDYSTGAIGYRCWNEEAIHHMKTDMVNVWTNLALDLEVRVQDLLGAIADAFENVLGIVSSQDEADSNVANIPRPVVQTLFETLNHRKDLALYGTEDAIEEFHDKLLELKTDALAPVQTAFIGRYMQDTYHAANMEYGSGSDRRRKTLMTGAFGSVHMFNDQRRACKADFRDIACSLQKKVNESIRQQVQLIEADLQILKDGNTVLESERDPDFRSRVEAELKLVKEKVDGARSAVHVLGM, encoded by the exons ATGAGAAAA CATTCTCGTCGTAGGGACGACTGCAATGATGACCCGGATATTGCATTACCGTCAACGGAGCACGAGATCTTATCCACCAGCAGTCACGAAACCACGCCAAGCACGTCCTCGACTGTCATGCACGAAAGAGTTACTCAGCAGATTCATGATCAAGACTACGTTCAAGAGCAGCTTGATGCTGTCCGTGACCTGAGACTAACATCGCTAAATATGTCAGAAACGCCCTTGCAGCGGACAATCTCGACGCCCTCGATTCACGTCACTCCATTGACTCCTGGAATTGACCGTGGGTCCAGAAATGATAGCCTGGTTGCAGAATTCGAGAATCTTCAGACAGGGTCCCATGACACGGCTTCTATACCAGTGACGTCACGGTCATGCGAAACTCTCTCTCCTTCTCCGGCCCGTCCTCGTCGCTCTGGATCTGGTATTACCCGGAGAATTCATCGAGTCGAAGACGAAGAGCCCCCTGCCCACTTGACCCAAGTCGAACAACATCTTTCTGATGTCAGAACTCAGGTCTTGAGAATGGCCCAAGTCTTGTCCAGCTCGAAATTACATCTCGAAAATGGATCTACCATCCAGGGCCTTCACCAACAAGCATTAGACCTGGCAGCCCTACAATTACCGTCATCCCGGATCGTTGGCTTGATCGGAGATTCTGGTGTGGGTAAGAGTAGCCTCATCAATTCATTGCTCGACAAGGTGGATCTGGCTAGAGCG AGCAATAATGGTACCGCTTGCACGTCTGCTGTTACAGAATACATGTTTCACGAAAGGGACGATTTTACTATCCACGTTGACTATTTCACCTTACACGAGTTGAGGAGACAATTCGAAGAACTACTAAGAGCACACCGAGACTACCAATCGCTTCTCAAGGCTCCAAAGAGCAACGGCGGAGATGAAGAAGGCGAGAGTGGGGGAAAGGCGCTAAGAAGGAAAGCCGATCTCGCGACGCAAACCTTCCAAGCAATCTTCAGGGAAAAGCTACACGAGAACCCCAATGCACTTTCTTCTATGGAATTTGATCGTGCTGTAGGCTTGATGGTCGACTGGGCGTCAGCGCTGCTGCCTCGATTGCAAGGCCAGCAATCATTCGGCACAATTGAGCGATGCTCTGCACGGCTCAGAGAACTAACATCAGATTCGATTGACCCATCGAACAATAGTGTATCACAGACACGATGGCCATTCATCCGAAAGATTTGTGTGTACCTGAACGCTTATATCTTGAGTAAAGGACTCATCATAGCGGATCTTCCAGGACTCCGTGATCAGAATTCTGCTCGCAAAGCCATCACAGAGCGGTACGTTCGCCAATGCCATCAAATCTTTGCCGTCACTCGGATCGATCGAGCCATGACAGATGAGAGCATCAAAGAGATCTTCGAACTGGCACGTCGCGCGAACCTATCGAAAATCGACGTGGTTTGCACGAGGTCTGAAGATGTCCAGATGCGGGAAGCTAAGCACGACTGGATAGGAGAAAGAGCAAGAATTGAGGAACTTCAGAAAAAGATCCACGATTATGGGCTTGAGGTAGATTCCAAAAGGGAAGATATCGATAATTTCGAGCGAGACCAGACGAACCTTACTCGGGAAGAGGAACATGACCTCAGACAACTGGAGCGTGAGTACCGCAAAGCGCAAAGGTCCAAGGAAAATAATGAATTCGAGCTTCGCACTCTGGTCATCGGATTACGGAATGCCAAAGTTTCTGATGGACTACTGGAGCAATATCGAGAGCATCCAATTGCTACCACACTCAGAACATTCTGTGTCAGCAACACAACTTACTGGGACCATCGTGAGAAGCCCACCTTGGCGTCGATTCCTTATCTCGTCGAGAGCGGTATCATAGGGCTTCGAAAGTACTGCATTGGAATTGTCGCGGACAGTCGGCTTCGTGTCAGCGTAGAAGTCATCAAGGTTAAAGTACCTGCATTTCTTGGGTCCGTGAAGCTTTGGGTTGAGGCTGGATCCAGCAGTGTAAGCGCGGAGAAAAAAAAACAGATACTAGGTACAGTTCACGTGATCAAAAATGCGTTAGATGAG ATCATGTCTTCAAAGTCTCGAATCTATCATATTTCTCGAGATGTGGAAGCAGAATTCGGTAACCAGGTTGACAAATGCATGCGTGTGTATAATCCCTACAGTGTTCTTTTACATGCTGATCGTCGAGAAGGACAGTATGGTACACAATGGACTACCAGTGCTAGAGAAGCAAGCATGAGTTGGCATGGA TGGTATCATTCGTCGTACAAAGCTTTCTGCTCCAACTATGGAGACTACTCCACCGGTGCTATAGGTTACCGTTGTTGGAATGAAGAGGCAATACACCACATGAAGACTGATATGGTGAATGTCTGGACTAATCTCGCGTTGGACCTGGAAGTGCGTGTGCAGGACCTGCTTGGCGCAATTGCAGATGCCTTTGAAAATGTCCTGGGCATTGTTTCGTCTCAAGACGAGGCTGACTCGAATGTTGCGAATATTCCTCGACCAGTAGTACAAACGTTGTTCGAGACACTGAACCATCGCAAAGACCTCGCACTCTACGGTACTGAAGATGCGATCGAAGAGTTTCACGATAAGCTTCTCGAACTCAAAACAGATGCATTGGCCCCCGTCCAAACAGCCTTCATAGGCAGGTACATGCAAGATACATATCACGCAGCAAACATGGAATATG GCTCTGGCAGCGACCGCCGTCGCAAAACTCTAATGACAGGAGCATTTGGCTCTGTGCACATGTTCAACGATCAAAGGAGAGCTTGCAAGGCAGATTTTAGAGACATCGCTTGTTCCTTGCAAAAGAAGGTCAATGAAAGTATAAGACAGCAGGTTCAGCTTATAGAAGCAGACCTACAGATACTCAAGGATGGAAACACAGTATTGGAAAGCGAACGAGACCCAGACTTTAGAAGCCGAGTGGAAGCCGAGTTGAAGTTAGTAAAGGAAAAGGTAGATGGAGCTCGTAGCGCTGTTCATGTTCTAGGGATGTAA
- a CDS encoding DDE-3 multi-domain protein: protein MPGTGHRLQPAVLQAILDRIAACESDRAISRATGASRNTVAKLRLSLEFWGVPYPPRCVRLGRPSILRQAQREGLQAYLNGSPGAYMDEMRDFLYDEYDVRISLASVYRELEKMRWSRKLATKRAKEQSEPLRRLYLARMAQHYKAEQIVALDESACNERTGDRKYGWSPIGEPVELSHSFRRSERWSLLPAMTIDGYISYKIFQGAITSEILEDFLEFQVLPFCNPHPGPASVIVLDNASIHRSERVRVLCQSAGVLLEYLPPYSPDFNPIEKSFKQLKGWMKRNSAQAENFIDFGVFLEYAAQLVCCNINCRSWFHRCGYPY from the coding sequence atgccaggcaccggccaccgcttgcagcccgctgttctccaggctatcctcgaccgaattgctgcctgcgaaagtgatcgagccatctctagagctacaggtgcgagccgtaacacagtagcaaagctgaggttgagcttagagttttggggcgtgccttatccgccgcgctgcgttcgacttgggcggccatctatactccggcaagctcagcgcgaaggccttcaggcatacctcaatggctcaccgggcgcatacatggatgagatgagggacttcttgtacgacgagtacgacgttaggataagccttgcgagcgtttaccgagagctagagaagatgagatggtctcgcaagcttgcaacaaagcgggcaaaggagcagagtgagccactccgccgcctctatcttgccaggatggcgcaacactataaggcggagcagatcgttgcgttggacgagagcgcctgcaatgagcgtacgggcgaccgcaaatatggctggtctccaatcggggagccggtggagctatcacacagcttcaggcgatcagaacggtggtcgctgctgccagccatgacgatagatggctacataagctataagatctttcaaggcgcgattacatctgagatcctagaagacttcttagagtttcaagtgctgccgttctgcaatcctcacccagggccagcctcagtaatcgtgcttgataacgcctccatccatcgatcagagcgtgtacgggtgctttgccaaagtgctggagtactccttgagtatctgccgccatactcaccagatttcaaccccatcgagaagagctttaagcagctcaaggggtggatgaaaaggaattcagcgcaagcggagaacttcattgactttggggtctttcttgagtatgcagcgcagctggtgtgctgtaatattaactgcagaagctggttccataggtgtggctatccctattaa